CAGCTCGTTCTCGGGGAGGGAGGCCAGGAGGACCTTACCGAAAGCCGTGCAGTGCGAGTGGTCGCTCACATCCTCGGGCTCGTGGGCCCGGAGTGCCTGCTTGCTGGGGATGTATTGCAGGTTGATGATGCGGCCGTGGTCGATGGCGCCGAGCAGGACGCTCTCGTTGAGGATGTCCGCGGCTTCGCGGACGAACGGGCCGGCTGCAAGGGTCAGCGGGCGCAGCCCGGAGGGATGGCGACCCATGAGCGGGATGCGGGCGCCGGGGTGAAAGAGCTTGGTCTTTGGGTCTTGCCGCAGGTAGCCACGTTCGCAGAACGTGCGGGCGATGTTGTGAACGGTCGCGACGTTCAGGTCCAGCTTTGCGGCCAGTGCGCGTGTCCCGATGCCATCTGGAGCCTGAAATACCGCCTCCATGATAGACAGGCTTTTGTCGAGAGTGTTAACGCGGGGCATATTTGAGGGGGTAAGTGTTCTTTTATTGTGAACGCAATATTCGCCCAGAATACCTGTTTTCTCAATGAGAAATAGGCATCTTGACTGATGATATGCGCGTATAAACGACGATTTAGCCGAAATCAGACCCATCGGACTTCTTTTTGTTTATTTTATATAAACACGAAGGTGCCCTATGCCTAGGATAGCGTGACGGGCTTGTTTGGATACAGCGAACAGAGTCGAGAGGTGGCTCACCGGGGAGACTGAGCTGGGTGTGAGCTTCTCGTGCCGGGGTCAGAGTGGCTCATCTACGGCTACGACTCGTCTGTGCGTTTAATATTAAATAAAGATGTCCCTGATTGCTATTGCTTGAGTGGAGCACTGTGGAAAAATGGAGCTATCCATGCAGCCTAATATCCTCGTTTTCTTCACGGACCAGCAACGTTGGGACACGCTGGGCCTGAATGGCAACCCCGCCGGCTTGACTCCGAACTTCGACCGCTTCGCGCGGAAGGGGACCTTCTTTAAGCACGGTGTCACCCCGCAGCCGGTGTGCGGCCCAGCTCGCAGCTGCCTGCAGACTGGGCAGTATGCGACCACGACGGGGGTTTGGCGCAACGGCTTCGCCCTGAAGCCGGAGTCGCCCAAGCTGGCTGAAATTTTGGGTGAAGCCGGATACCGCACCAGCTACATCGGTAAGTGGCATCTGAGCCACGCGAAAGACGATGGGCCTGTCCCCGCCGAGTCGCGGGCCGGTTACCAGGACTGGCTGGGCGCTAATTGCGTGGAGATGACCTCCGGGCCCTACTCGGCTCGCCTGTGGAACGAGGAAAACGAGGAGGTGCAGCTGCCCGGCTACCGTGTGGATGCGATGGCTGACGCCATTGTCCGCTACATCGGTGAACGCGCCAGTGAGCCCGAGGCCGACCGCAAACCCTTCCTGCTTTTCAACTCCTTCCTCGAACCGCATCACCAGAATACGGACGACTCTTACCCGGCCCCGCACGGACAGGCCGAGCTTTACCGCGATCTGCCGCTACCGCCCGACCTGCGCGCGCTGGGCGGGAGTTCCTCCGGGCATTGGGCGGGCTACTGTGGGATGATCAAGCGTCTGGACGAGGCCCTTGGCCGCGTGATGGACGCGCTCGAGTCTACCGGCCTGGATAAGAACACCATTGTCGCCTTTATCAGTGACCACGGCTGCCACTTCAAAACCCGTAACGCCGAGTACAAGCGCAGCCCGCACGAGGCCTCCGTACGCGTACCCTTTGCCATCTGGGGGCCGCTCTGGGACGGGGGCGGTGAGCGCTCCGAGGCCGCCAGCCTGGTCGATCTGATGCCCAGCCTGTTGGCCAGCGCCGGGATAGAGATACCGGCCGAGGTACAGGGGCGCAGTCTGCTTCCGCTGACGCGAAATGAGACGGCGCACTGGCCGGAGGAATCGCTTATTCAGTTCGGGGACATCGGCATGTCGCCGGGGCGCGCTCTGCGCACGAACCGCTGGAAATACGCCGTTAAATCTTCTGATGAGTACACCAGCCAGCCCACGGCTCCGGCCTACACGGAGATGTGTCTGTACGATTTACAGACTGATCCCTACGAGTTGTTGAATCTGGTCGCTCTGGAGTCTCATGCCGAACTGCGCGAGCAGCTGAAGCAGCGCCTGCTGGACCGGATGGCTGCCGTCGGTGAGACTGGGGCAGAGATTCTTAGCCAGCCTCCTGAGCCAACGCCTCAGCGTACGGTCGAGTATCCCAATCACCGCTAAGGGGCAGTCTCAAGCCTGCCGGGGCAGGTGCGCTATAGCCATCCTCGGTAGACCGCTTAGTTAACCGTGGTCGGAGCCGTTTCGGCCTCCTGCGTGTCGGGCGTATGCTGGGCGGTGCTTTTCTCGGGCATCAGGCCGGAGATGTTAAAGGGATTGGCCGGGCCGTCGATGGCCTCCTCGTCGGTCTCGGGCATTCCGAAGTCGCCTCCGAGCACGAGATGGAGCTGCACCCGGTTGATACAAGCCTGGGTACGGACGGACAACAGGTTGAGCTGGGCCTCGCTCAGGTCCACCTGGAGCTGCGTCACGTAGTACATGCCGGTCTGTCCGACCTCATACTGGAGCTCGGCCAGCTTGAGCGTGCGCGAGGTGTCGTCGACCACGGTGTTCAGGTAGGAGCTCTGCTGCTCCAGTGTTTCCAGCGTGTTGAGGGTCGTCTCGACTTCCTTGAAGGCGTTGAGCACCGCTGTGGCGTACTGGGCCATGGCTTCGCGCTGTTGGGCGCTTGCGCCTTCCTGGCGGGCCTGCAGCTCACCACCCATATAGATAGGAGCGATAAGGTTCGCTCCGACATTGATCAGCGGGTCGGAGATGTTTTGCAGCTGGTAGAAGTTACTGGAGAGCGAGGCGACTGCGGCGGTCAGGTTGATCTTCGGCAGGCGGGCCGCGCGGGCTGATCCGACGAGGTTAAATTTCGAGGCGACGTTGCGCTCGGCGGCGAGGATATCCGGGCGGCGGTCCAGCAGCTCTGCGGGCAGTCCGGTGGGGATGGGCTCCAGCGTATCGGGCAGCTCGGGGGTGACGTCCAACTGCGCAGCCGGGTAGTGCCCGACTAGGACTTCCAGCGCCCGCACCGCGGACTTGTACGCGAGGCGGGTCTGCTCCAGCTCGCTGCGAAACTCATTGATGCTGGCTTTCGCGGTGAGGTAGTCCTGCTCATTACCCGAGCCGACATCCCAGCGCGTCTTGGCGATTTCCACCAGCTCCTCGCTAGCCTTGATCACATTTTCCAGGATAAGTGTCTGCTGGCGGGCCTGCTTGGCGAGAAACCACCCTGTGGCGACTTCGGCCACGAGAGACTGCCGCGCATAGGCAATGTCGTACTGTGCGGAGACGTACTCCTCCATCGCGGCACGGCGTCCGTAGCGGACACGCCCCCACACATCGAGCTCCCAGGTGGAGCTAACCAGCCAACCGCGCAGACCACCGTTGGCACCGCCCAGGTGGGTGCCCGCTTTGCCGTCTCCGGCGAGGTTCGGGTAGAGGGCTGAGCCGGCAACGGCTACTCCACTGGCGGCCTGCTGCATGCGTGCCTCAGCGGCCTGGAGGTTCGTGTTGTAGGCCAGTGCCTGCTGGATCAGCTCATTGAGCTGCGGGTCCTGAAAGGAGTCGGGCCAGTTTACGACTACCTCGCCCTCACTGCTGACGCCCTCCGCCCATTGCTTGGGGATCACCAGCTCCGTGGCGGTAGTGTTGAGGATTTCCGGGTTCTTGGGGGCGTCCTGCAGGGCACACCCGGCGAGCAGGCCAAGCAGCCCGATCGGAACGAGCCGGGAAAGCCATCCGCGTGTAAAAGGTGAAAAATGAACGCTCGGGGCCACTGGATCAGAGTTTGAGAATGAGCCAGTTGACGTACGAGTTCATGCGCAGGATGATCATGCGCAGGATGCGCAGCTCCTCGAGGAACTTCGTGTAAACGGCGGCTTCACCGACGGCACCGGCCGGCAGGTTAAGGTCTTTGATCTCCTCGGGGTCGAGCTCGATGCGTACGCCGTACTGGACGGGGGGCAGGATGTTCGCGCCAGAGTTCGCCGAGAGGGTGGAGATGGGCAGGAGAGACTGGCCGTTGATCCAGGCTATGTAGTCTACCTTACCCTGAAGGACGCGGCCGGGGTGGCTGCGCAGAGCGACCTCGGCATCATCCCCCTCCTCGATATAGACGAGCTGGTTCTGGTCAAAGTAAGCGACCAGGTAAGTCTCCTCTTCCACGAAAATCTGCGGCGAGGTCATGGGAAAGCTTGTCAGCCGCTGGCCGGGACGGATCTGGAGGTTGGGGACGTAGCCGTCCGCCGGGGCGCGCATCACGCTCTGCTCAAGCTTCCACTCGGCGCCCTTGAGGTCGGCTTCGATTTGGGCGACTTCTGCCCAGACGCCATTGACCTTGGCGTTCAGGTCCTCGACGACCTGCTGGTATTCGGCTTGGGCGGCGGCGCGATCGGCTTCGAGGACCTCCGTCTTGGTCACGGTGTCCTGCACGTCAAACTTGTTGCCCGCACCCTTGTCGGCCAGGCTCGTGTACTCGCCTGAGCGTTGGCGTGCCAGGGCAAGTTTGGCGTCGATCGAGTCGAGCTTGCTCTGGGCAATCACGAGCTGCTGCTCGAGTTTCTTGCCATTCTGCTGAGCCTGTACGAGCTGGGCCTTGAGCGAATCCACTTTGCTCTGGAAGGGTACCGGGTCGAGGCGGAAGATGACGTCGCCTTTTTTGACGTGCTGGTTGGGCTCGACGGGGACTTCCTTGACGACCCCTTCGACGCTCGGGATGAGGTCCACCATGCGGTGGAAGACGCGGAGCTCGGTGGAGGCGGGCTGGGAAAGATTCAGCAGGAGAATCTCTGTACAGATGAGAACGACCGGGATGGTGACGGAGACGACCAGTGTAATGGCGTTCCACGGTATCCACTTCAGCTTTTTAACCAGCAGGTAGAGTAAGCCTACATAGAGGGCGAGAAAGATCAGTTCCATGGCTTAGGCTTTTTTCGGTTGGTTCGGGCTGGAAGTGTCTCCGGAGGCTTTGGCCTGCAGATTGGCGAGGGCCGAGCGGGCTTCCTCGTACTCCTCCGCCACACGTCGCATGGACTCTAGGCGGAGGTTGAGGGCCTCGATTTCTTTGCGCCAGGCCAGGGGGATCTCGTCTTTTACCACAGCCTCGTCCTGCGGCTTGTCTTCGACAGTCGTTTCGGAAAGCTCGGTCATCGTCTCGGTGACGTGCCCTTCGGGGGCGTCGAGACGGATTTCATTCTGACTGATCTTCAGGCGCGGGGATTTCAGATAAGTCCATACCCAGGCGATAGGCCAGAGCATCC
This genomic interval from Ruficoccus sp. ZRK36 contains the following:
- a CDS encoding DUF3302 domain-containing protein; translated protein: MTSLEHIANIAALIILVLTPIMFIALFWMVHILPEKIAHKKNHPQKEAIKILVYMSLLFGGMLWPIAWVWTYLKSPRLKISQNEIRLDAPEGHVTETMTELSETTVEDKPQDEAVVKDEIPLAWRKEIEALNLRLESMRRVAEEYEEARSALANLQAKASGDTSSPNQPKKA
- a CDS encoding sulfatase-like hydrolase/transferase, which codes for MQPNILVFFTDQQRWDTLGLNGNPAGLTPNFDRFARKGTFFKHGVTPQPVCGPARSCLQTGQYATTTGVWRNGFALKPESPKLAEILGEAGYRTSYIGKWHLSHAKDDGPVPAESRAGYQDWLGANCVEMTSGPYSARLWNEENEEVQLPGYRVDAMADAIVRYIGERASEPEADRKPFLLFNSFLEPHHQNTDDSYPAPHGQAELYRDLPLPPDLRALGGSSSGHWAGYCGMIKRLDEALGRVMDALESTGLDKNTIVAFISDHGCHFKTRNAEYKRSPHEASVRVPFAIWGPLWDGGGERSEAASLVDLMPSLLASAGIEIPAEVQGRSLLPLTRNETAHWPEESLIQFGDIGMSPGRALRTNRWKYAVKSSDEYTSQPTAPAYTEMCLYDLQTDPYELLNLVALESHAELREQLKQRLLDRMAAVGETGAEILSQPPEPTPQRTVEYPNHR
- a CDS encoding IclR family transcriptional regulator — protein: MPRVNTLDKSLSIMEAVFQAPDGIGTRALAAKLDLNVATVHNIARTFCERGYLRQDPKTKLFHPGARIPLMGRHPSGLRPLTLAAGPFVREAADILNESVLLGAIDHGRIINLQYIPSKQALRAHEPEDVSDHSHCTAFGKVLLASLPENELEIYLHHTPLAAFTRNTLNSVDALRAELVNVRQQGYAKTRDEFCEGISAVAVPIHSPWGHVIASIGTSAPSLRMNKDGLFDKCLSTLKKAAQEIETVWGQSVNATPAS
- a CDS encoding TolC family protein codes for the protein MAPSVHFSPFTRGWLSRLVPIGLLGLLAGCALQDAPKNPEILNTTATELVIPKQWAEGVSSEGEVVVNWPDSFQDPQLNELIQQALAYNTNLQAAEARMQQAASGVAVAGSALYPNLAGDGKAGTHLGGANGGLRGWLVSSTWELDVWGRVRYGRRAAMEEYVSAQYDIAYARQSLVAEVATGWFLAKQARQQTLILENVIKASEELVEIAKTRWDVGSGNEQDYLTAKASINEFRSELEQTRLAYKSAVRALEVLVGHYPAAQLDVTPELPDTLEPIPTGLPAELLDRRPDILAAERNVASKFNLVGSARAARLPKINLTAAVASLSSNFYQLQNISDPLINVGANLIAPIYMGGELQARQEGASAQQREAMAQYATAVLNAFKEVETTLNTLETLEQQSSYLNTVVDDTSRTLKLAELQYEVGQTGMYYVTQLQVDLSEAQLNLLSVRTQACINRVQLHLVLGGDFGMPETDEEAIDGPANPFNISGLMPEKSTAQHTPDTQEAETAPTTVN
- a CDS encoding HlyD family secretion protein, which translates into the protein MELIFLALYVGLLYLLVKKLKWIPWNAITLVVSVTIPVVLICTEILLLNLSQPASTELRVFHRMVDLIPSVEGVVKEVPVEPNQHVKKGDVIFRLDPVPFQSKVDSLKAQLVQAQQNGKKLEQQLVIAQSKLDSIDAKLALARQRSGEYTSLADKGAGNKFDVQDTVTKTEVLEADRAAAQAEYQQVVEDLNAKVNGVWAEVAQIEADLKGAEWKLEQSVMRAPADGYVPNLQIRPGQRLTSFPMTSPQIFVEEETYLVAYFDQNQLVYIEEGDDAEVALRSHPGRVLQGKVDYIAWINGQSLLPISTLSANSGANILPPVQYGVRIELDPEEIKDLNLPAGAVGEAAVYTKFLEELRILRMIILRMNSYVNWLILKL